A region of Plantactinospora sp. BC1 DNA encodes the following proteins:
- a CDS encoding YbaB/EbfC family nucleoid-associated protein: MREDLAARLDEMVHNFEATRAGILEAGDAVSRLRVTRQSDDRLVEVTIGPNREVVDLHIADSALRRGDGRAIAQTVLSLIAEAQAEFSRTAQAEYQRITGLSIDPAALDGRDGPAVLGRLSRELFGG; the protein is encoded by the coding sequence GTGCGTGAGGACCTTGCCGCCCGGCTCGACGAGATGGTGCACAACTTCGAGGCGACCCGGGCCGGGATCCTGGAAGCCGGCGATGCCGTCTCGCGGCTTCGGGTGACGCGACAGAGCGACGACCGGTTGGTCGAGGTCACCATCGGCCCGAACCGGGAGGTGGTGGACCTGCACATCGCCGACTCGGCCCTGCGCCGGGGTGACGGTCGGGCCATCGCCCAGACGGTCCTGTCCTTGATCGCCGAGGCGCAGGCCGAATTCAGTCGGACCGCCCAGGCGGAATACCAACGGATCACCGGTCTCAGCATCGACCCCGCTGCCCTGGACGGCCGGGACGGCCCGGCCGTGCTCGGCCGGCTCTCCCGCGAGTTGTTCGGTGGCTGA
- a CDS encoding SulP family inorganic anion transporter, whose protein sequence is MSPTSIGLADASHRLHRWFRHDARYDLPSSLVVFLVAVPLSLGIAAASNAPVAAGLIAAVVGGVVAGLFGGSALQVTGPAAGLTVVVAELVSRFGWTATCAITAAAGLLQVGFGLCRIARTALALSPAIVHGMLAGIGLTIVLGQLHVLLGGEPGTTPVRNLIDLPAQLATRHDHAAVIGLTVIGLLVLWPRLPAPVRRIPGPLVAVTLATLAALVWNDVDLARVEMPGSLLAAVHLPALPAGDWPAVAAAVLTVAVIASVESLLSATAVDRLAADRAARGERRTTPTNLDREMIGQGLANGVSGLLGGLPVTGVIVRSSTNVNAGARTRASAVLHGVWVLLFAVLLVVLVERIPLAALAGLLVVVGLQLVKISDIRRVRRHRELAVYVVTALGVVVLNLLEGVLVGLVLAVVLILRRVVWARVHAERVRGGPAGREHWSVHVEGTLSFLAIPRLSVVLGRVPPGSTVDLELVTDFLDHAAFDHLDSWVRQHETTGGRVRLDEVGPAALRGDQPRPSRRIHALVPPRWFSPWSSWQARHPDGAGEPNHTEQAAGSAHAALRPLHVGVREYHRRSAARLRPFLTELDGRHRPYSAFLTCADALIVPNVITSSGPGDLFTVRNLGNLVPADHPAECSVTAAVSYAVEVLAVPALLVCGHSGCGAMQGLLGGRDEEESHVGRWLRWGRPSLAAWRAGHPVGSAAAGDGRAEVDQLAMVNVARQVAVLREFLAARGVEEGRVSVQGLFFDIPTGMLLVLDEQRQRFTSPPEQELEINGASFVRP, encoded by the coding sequence ATGTCGCCCACCTCGATCGGCCTGGCCGACGCATCCCACCGACTGCACCGCTGGTTCCGCCACGACGCGCGGTACGACCTGCCGTCCTCGCTCGTCGTCTTCCTGGTCGCGGTGCCGCTGTCGTTGGGCATCGCGGCCGCCTCCAACGCCCCGGTGGCCGCCGGCCTGATCGCCGCCGTGGTCGGCGGGGTGGTCGCCGGCCTGTTCGGCGGGTCGGCGCTCCAGGTCACCGGCCCGGCGGCCGGGCTGACCGTTGTCGTCGCCGAGCTGGTCAGCCGGTTCGGCTGGACGGCCACCTGCGCGATCACCGCCGCCGCCGGGCTGTTGCAGGTCGGGTTCGGGCTGTGCCGGATCGCCCGGACCGCGCTCGCCCTCTCGCCCGCGATCGTGCACGGCATGCTCGCCGGGATCGGCCTCACGATCGTGCTCGGGCAACTGCACGTACTGCTCGGTGGCGAACCCGGCACCACGCCGGTGCGGAACCTGATCGACCTGCCCGCCCAACTGGCGACCCGGCACGACCACGCGGCCGTGATCGGACTCACGGTGATCGGACTGCTGGTGCTCTGGCCCCGGCTGCCGGCACCGGTACGCCGGATACCCGGCCCGCTCGTCGCCGTCACCCTGGCCACCCTCGCCGCGCTCGTCTGGAACGACGTCGACCTGGCCCGGGTGGAGATGCCCGGGTCGCTGCTGGCCGCCGTACATCTGCCGGCGCTGCCGGCCGGGGACTGGCCGGCGGTCGCCGCCGCGGTACTGACCGTCGCCGTGATCGCCAGCGTGGAGAGCCTGCTCTCCGCCACCGCCGTCGACCGGCTGGCCGCCGACCGGGCCGCCCGGGGCGAACGCCGGACCACCCCGACGAATCTCGATCGGGAGATGATCGGCCAGGGCCTGGCGAACGGCGTCTCCGGGCTGCTCGGTGGGCTCCCGGTCACCGGTGTCATCGTGCGCAGTTCCACCAACGTCAACGCGGGCGCCCGGACCCGGGCCTCCGCCGTACTGCACGGGGTGTGGGTGCTGCTCTTCGCGGTCCTGCTCGTCGTACTCGTCGAGCGGATCCCGCTGGCCGCGCTCGCCGGCCTCCTCGTCGTGGTGGGCCTGCAACTGGTGAAGATCTCCGACATCCGGCGGGTACGCCGGCACCGTGAACTGGCCGTCTACGTCGTCACCGCACTCGGCGTGGTGGTCCTCAACCTGCTGGAGGGGGTACTGGTCGGACTCGTCCTGGCGGTCGTGCTGATCCTGCGCCGGGTGGTCTGGGCCAGGGTGCACGCCGAGCGGGTACGCGGCGGTCCGGCGGGCCGCGAACACTGGTCCGTGCACGTCGAGGGGACGCTCAGCTTCCTCGCCATCCCACGGCTCTCCGTCGTCCTCGGGCGGGTGCCGCCGGGCAGCACCGTCGACCTGGAACTGGTCACCGACTTCCTGGACCATGCGGCCTTCGACCACCTCGACTCGTGGGTACGCCAGCACGAGACCACCGGCGGCCGGGTACGCCTCGACGAGGTCGGTCCGGCGGCCCTGCGCGGCGACCAGCCCCGGCCGTCCCGGCGGATCCACGCCCTGGTGCCACCGCGCTGGTTCTCACCGTGGTCGAGTTGGCAGGCCCGGCATCCGGACGGGGCGGGTGAGCCGAACCACACCGAGCAGGCGGCCGGATCGGCGCACGCGGCGCTCCGGCCGCTGCACGTCGGGGTACGCGAATACCATCGCCGCTCGGCCGCCCGGCTGCGGCCGTTCCTCACCGAACTGGACGGCCGGCACAGGCCGTACAGTGCCTTTCTGACCTGCGCCGACGCCCTGATAGTGCCGAACGTGATCACCAGCAGCGGGCCGGGTGACCTCTTCACGGTGCGCAATCTCGGCAACCTCGTCCCCGCCGACCATCCGGCGGAGTGCTCGGTTACCGCCGCCGTCTCGTACGCCGTCGAGGTGCTCGCCGTGCCGGCGCTGCTGGTCTGCGGGCACTCCGGTTGCGGGGCGATGCAGGGGCTGCTCGGCGGGCGCGACGAGGAGGAGAGTCACGTCGGGCGGTGGCTGCGGTGGGGGCGGCCGAGCCTGGCGGCGTGGCGGGCCGGCCATCCGGTCGGGTCGGCCGCAGCCGGAGACGGCCGCGCCGAGGTCGACCAGTTGGCGATGGTGAACGTCGCCCGCCAGGTCGCGGTGCTCCGGGAGTTCCTCGCCGCCCGTGGCGTCGAGGAGGGGAGGGTGTCGGTGCAGGGGCTCTTCTTCGACATTCCGACCGGAATGCTGCTGGTCCTCGACGAGCAACGGCAGCGGTTCACCTCGCCGCCGGAGCAGGAGTTGGAGATCAACGGCGCCAGTTTCGTCCGGCCCTAG
- a CDS encoding WXG100 family type VII secretion target gives MTLALPEAAHVLSGVARLVGVDDPIKMLKEFQQFVDTDELRRAATEVWGTSPTSSPTSAALDGHAERLVDEFLRTVDDRWQGTASEAYERYLGEVRAALHQEADSIPIVGGALVTVADGIELTWLEMVGAVLTAVGLILSVASLAGAGNIILSLLGLIGGLASGVITYLSMSTPRVSLLAKHESTLDGKGRHSTSPVDALPSIDGRPAGWTPRTADPNS, from the coding sequence ATGACGCTCGCACTGCCAGAGGCGGCCCACGTCCTCAGCGGGGTCGCCCGACTCGTCGGCGTCGATGACCCGATCAAGATGCTCAAGGAGTTCCAGCAGTTCGTCGACACCGACGAGCTCCGGCGTGCGGCTACCGAGGTCTGGGGGACCAGCCCCACCTCCTCGCCGACCTCGGCGGCGCTGGACGGCCACGCCGAGCGGCTGGTGGACGAGTTCCTGCGTACCGTCGACGACCGTTGGCAGGGCACCGCCAGCGAGGCGTACGAGCGCTACCTCGGCGAGGTCAGGGCGGCGCTGCACCAGGAGGCCGACAGCATCCCGATCGTCGGCGGCGCTCTTGTGACGGTGGCGGACGGGATCGAACTCACCTGGTTGGAGATGGTCGGTGCGGTGCTGACCGCCGTCGGCCTGATCCTGAGCGTGGCGAGCCTGGCCGGAGCCGGCAACATCATCCTGTCGTTGCTCGGGCTGATCGGCGGGCTCGCGTCCGGAGTCATCACCTACCTGTCCATGTCGACACCGCGCGTCTCCCTGCTCGCGAAACACGAGTCCACGCTCGACGGGAAGGGGCGGCACTCCACCTCGCCGGTAGACGCCCTGCCGAGCATCGACGGCCGTCCGGCGGGCTGGACCCCGAGGACCGCAGACCCGAACAGCTAG
- a CDS encoding carbonic anhydrase, whose product MKNLPERSYLSRRSLLAAGGLAAVGTAALAGPAAARPSAEAAAATPADAAVDNPRAAIARLLDGNRRFVQGRGRHPHQSPRHIHDLAAGQDPFAILVGCADSRVPPEVLFDQGLGDLFDNRVAGNIVDTVMLGSIEYAVEHFAPPVLVVLGHERCGAVSAAVQTIESGGTAPGAIQAIVEALRPVVEPLLGGSGDVVEAAVRANVLAQARHLAEASEIIGERVHAGELAIVGARYDLDSGRVTLLD is encoded by the coding sequence GTGAAGAATCTTCCAGAACGGTCGTACCTATCCCGACGCTCGCTGCTGGCCGCCGGTGGCCTGGCCGCCGTCGGCACCGCCGCCCTCGCCGGACCGGCCGCCGCCCGACCCTCCGCCGAGGCAGCCGCCGCCACCCCCGCCGACGCGGCCGTCGACAACCCCCGGGCGGCGATCGCCCGGCTGCTGGACGGCAACCGGCGCTTCGTCCAGGGCCGGGGTCGGCACCCGCACCAGTCGCCCCGGCACATCCACGATCTCGCCGCCGGGCAGGACCCGTTCGCGATCCTCGTCGGTTGCGCCGACTCTCGGGTCCCCCCGGAGGTCCTCTTCGACCAGGGCCTCGGTGACCTCTTCGACAACCGGGTCGCCGGCAACATCGTCGACACCGTCATGCTCGGCAGCATCGAGTACGCCGTCGAGCACTTCGCCCCGCCGGTGTTGGTGGTGCTCGGCCACGAGCGGTGTGGTGCGGTCTCCGCCGCCGTGCAGACGATCGAGAGCGGGGGTACCGCCCCGGGCGCGATCCAGGCGATCGTCGAGGCGCTGCGGCCGGTCGTCGAGCCACTGCTCGGCGGGTCGGGAGACGTGGTGGAGGCGGCGGTCCGGGCCAACGTACTCGCCCAGGCGCGACACCTGGCCGAGGCGAGCGAGATCATCGGCGAGCGGGTGCACGCGGGTGAGCTGGCGATCGTCGGTGCCCGGTACGACCTGGACAGCGGTCGGGTCACGCTGCTCGACTGA